The nucleotide window TCGGTCTTCATCCGGCTGCCTTCTTCGGGGTCGCCGTGATCGTGTTCGAACTGGCGGCCTCGGCCATGGTGGTGTCGGGGATCCTTCGCTGGGCCGGAGCGCTGGCGCTCGCCGGGTTCACGCTCTTTGCCACGCTAATCGCCCTTCGTTTCTGGGAGCTGTCCCCAGGCATGGACCGCATGATGGCAACCAACGCCTTCTTCGAGCATCTCGGGCTCGGTGGCGCTTTCATTATTGTCGCCGCAAATGATCTGACCAAGGGAGCTGGCAAATGAGCACTACCAAATCCTCCGGGGGCAGCTTTGCTCCCCTTGCCCAGCCAATCTTCGCAGTTCTTTGGGCTGCAACCGTCCTCGGAAATACCGGCAGCTTTATGCGCGATGTCGCCAGTTCCTGGCTCATGACCGATCTATCGGCCTCGCCGGCCGCAGTCGCGCTGGTACAGGCGGCGGGAACCCTGCCGATCTTCCTCCTGGCAATACCTGCGGGCGTGCTCACCGATATTCTCGATCGTCGCAAGTTCCTGATCGCCGTGCAGATCTTGCTCGCGTCAGTCAGCGTAAGCCTCATGATCCTGGCAAATACCGGCATGCTTTCGGTCAGTGCGCTGATCGGCCTGACGTTTCTTGGCGGCATCGGCGCCGCGTTAATGGGGCCGACCTGGCAGGCGATCGTGCCGGAACTGGTGAAAAGAGAGGACGTCAAGAGCGCCGTCGCGCTCAACTCGCTCGGCATCAATATCGCCCGTTCGATCGGGCCGGCTGCCGGCGGCCTACTCCTTGCTGCCTTCGGCGCGGGCGTCACCTATGGCGCGGATGTTGCGAGCTATCTCGTCGTCATCGCGGCGCTCGTCTGGTGGCCCCGGGCAAAGAACGCCAATGATGCGCTGGCTGAAGGCTTCTTCGGCGCGTTCCGTGCAGGCCTGCGCTACACCCGCGCCAGCAAGCCCTTGCATGTCGTGCTTTTGCGCGCGGCGATCTTCTTTGCCTTCGCCAGTGCCATCTGGGCACTCCTGCCGCTCGTCGCCCGACAATTGCTCGGCGGTGACGCAGGCTTCTACGGTATCCTGCTTGGCGCCGTCGGCGCCGGCGCGATCGGCGGCGCATTGCTCATGCCTAAACTGCGCGAACGCTTTAATGCCGATGGCCTGCTTCTTGGTGCCGCTATTATCACAGCACTCGTCATGGGCGCTTTGTCGCTCGCGCCGCCGAAATGGGTCGCCATCATTGTTCTGCTCTTTCTCGGAGGCGCTTGGATCACGGCCCTGACCACCCTGAATGGCGCAGCGCAGGCCGTGCTTCCGAACTGGGTCCGCGGTCGCGGCCTGGCGGTCTATCTCACCGTCTTCAATGGCGCGATGACGGCAGGTAGCCTTGGCTGGGGCGCCGTTGGTGAAGCTGCCGGGGTGCCGGGGGCGCTGCTGATCGGCGCGGTGGGACTGCTCATTGCGGGCTTCATCATGCATCGCTTAAAGCTGCCGGCAGGCGACGCGGATATGGTGCCGTCCAACCACTGGCCAGAACCCTTGGTCGCCGAGCCTGTCGCCCATGACCGTGGACCTGTTCTGATCCTCATAGAATACCACGTCGAAAAACATCATCGCACAGCCTTCCTGCATGCGCTGGATGACATGTCCCACGAGCGGCGGCGGGACGGCGCCTACGGATGGGGGGTGACGGAAGACTCCGCCGATCCGCAAAAGATTGTCGAATGGTTCATGGTCGAATCCTGGGCCGAGCATCTTCGCCAGCACAAGCGGGTTTCAAATGCCGATGCTGACCTACAAGGCCAGGTCCTCGCCTATCACTCAGGAACGGACAAGCCGGTCGTACGGCATTTCCTGACAATCAACCGGCCGGGGGCCGCCTAGCAACGCGGGAGAGCGGCATCCTCCACTACCCTCGAATCATAGCCGTTAAAGGATCACGGTACGCGAAAATGACCGAGAACTTCCCCTCCATCACCCGCCGCAGCGCATTGCTTTCCGGAGCTGCCGCCGCAGCCGCCATGGTACTTCCCGCATCGTTTGGCCTGGCGGCCAACGCTGCTTCGACCACCACCTCAGCCAAAGGAGATAATACAATGGGCTACATCACCACCAAGGACGGCGTCGAAATCTTCTACAAGGATTGGGGTCCGAAGGATGCCCAGCCGATCGTCTTTCACCATGGCTGGCCGCTCTCCTCGGACGATTGGGATGCGCAGATGCTGTTCTTCCTGGCAAAGGGCTTCCGCGTCGTCGCCCACGACCGTCGTGGTCACGGTCGTTCGGCACAGGTTTCTGAAGGTCACGACATGGACCACTATGCCGCCGATGCCTTCGCCGTGGCCGAAGCGCTCGACCTGAAGAACGCCGTTCATATCGGCCATTCAACCGGCGGCGGGGAAGTTGCTCGCTATGTGGCAAAATACGGCCAGCCGGCCGGCCGCGTCGCCAAGGCCGTTCTGGTTTCAGCCGTTCCGCCGCTCATGCTCAAGACCGAGACAAATCCGGGCGGCTTGCCGATGGAAGTGTTCGACGGCATCCGCAAGGGCGTCGCCGGAAACCGCGCGCAGCTGTTCATCGACTTCCCCACCGGTCCGTTCTATGGCTTCAACCGGTCCGACGCGAAGGTCTACCCGGCCGTCATCCAGAATTGGTGGCGGCAGGGCATGATGGGCAGCGCCAAGGCCCATTACGATGGAATCAAGGCCTTTTCCGAAACCGACCAGACGGAAGACCTGAAGGCGATCACCGTTCCGACCCTCGTCATGCATGGCGATGACGATCAGGTCGTGCCCATCGACAACGCTGGCAAGCTCTCCGTCAAGCTAGTGCAAAATGGCACCCTGAAGGTCTATCAGGGTTATCCGCACGGCATGCTGACAACGCATGCCGACGTCCTGAACGCCGACCTCTTGGCATTTATTCAGGCTTAATTGGACTGTCCGGGTGGGGCCGTTTTCGCCGCATCCGGATCCGGCCGCACAAGCTCGACCCATATTGCCATCACCCCGAGTTTACTTTTCTGAAGCTCAGCTCAAGAGCAGTGCTGCTCGATGGCTTTTTTCAGTGCCGGTTGCGCAAGCGCCACGCAGCCGGAGGCACTCCCTCGGCCCTCGTGAAGGTTGCGACGAATTCATTTTCATCCGGAAACCCGCACTCTTCAGCGATCCGGGCGATAGTTTCACCGGTTCTGCTCAGTTGCGATTGGGCTCTGCTCATTCGATACGACGCAATCCATTCCGAAACAGACTGCCCGGTCGTGCTCAAAAATCCGGAACAGAGCTCATCGACTGAAAACCCGCACGCTTCGGCGATCTTATCGACCGGTGTGCCGCCCGATAGGTTCGCAGCTATGTACGCCTTGATGCGCTTTTCCTGCAGCGCCGACAACTGACCGGTGCCCGAAAGGTGCTGGATGGGGGACCGTCCGTAACGATGCGCAAGATGGGCGCTTAACGCTAATCCGATATGAGGAAGCACTGTGTCCCTTACCTCGTCCGGCATGTCGAACATCGGCATCAGCGCACCGCCGATATTGCGGACCACCTGATCGTTGATCCCGCGGCAGGTTGTGAGGTCATCAATACGTGGCTCGCCTGCCTCCTCCGCGAGCTCGATAAAAAGCGCGCTTGGGATATGAAACGCGAGTGCTTCGAAGCGGCCGCTAACCGAAATTGCGGCGCCATTCCTCAGACTGATGAGACACATAGAACCTCTGGAATAGGTCTTCAGGGGCGTCCGTGCTCCGTCCGGCAGGATGTCGCAATGATCAACGTCAACGAGATAGAGCATGACCAGAAAAGCGTCATCAGCTGGCAGGAAGATTGTATGTTCGCCATTGTCATAGGAGTGCTCGAGATGGACGACAGCGAGCTTGGCTTCGCAAAGAGGCCTGATTGCCAGCGCCCTTGCGGCATTAATCCCAAAACACGCCGCAATTCTCTCACTGACCGTCAACGCTTCACTCACATGTGTCTCGATCATCCTGGCTGGGAACTGTATAGCCGTCCCGACGAGATGCTGCGCTTCAATTTTCCTACACAGATTTCAAACGGCAATATTGAACAAAAGGATCCTCGCGGGGCCGATTTAACAAATTGTCGCGAGGCAAGCTTAGCGTGGGAAAGCTACCAAGCCGGCAGGTCCCGTGTTCGAGTGTCTAAAAATGAAAGAAGTGCGTCATGGTCCAAGCTCTCCCCCTCCGCCACCAATCCACTGGAAACTCGACCGACGGGTTCGGGTGCTCGTTGAAGCAGTTGTCGATCAACCAAAGCCTACCTGGTTCAGACATCGATATCTTTCGAAAGGCGACAGTCAACACTAAACTCGATCAGGTCATGACACCGGCAAGCGATCGGGGGTTTGTCGTCGGGGTTTCCTCTCTCGGTGGCCACACGCGGCGCATCTTCCACAAACATCATGCGACCACCCACGAATTTACCGAGAACTCGATCTATATTCGCGATTTCTCGGACGCCTACAAGGCGGATCTCCGCGGTCCTTTCGATTTCGTGTTGTTTGAAATTTCGCCAGCGTCCCTCGGCAAAATTGCCGATGATGCTGAAATGCCCGGCGTGACGTCGCTGTCAGTTGAAACCGCGTCAAAAGATATTGTGCTTGCCAATCTCGCTCGGGCGCTGATCCCGGCACTCGAAAAGCCAGACGAAGCCAACGCGCTGTTCGTCGAGCAAATGACAACGGCCATCGGAACCTACCTGGTCCAGCGTTATGGCGGCCGGCCAACGGTAGCCTCTGATAGGTCGGGTAGCCTTTCGCGGACGCATGAGGATCTGGCGAAAGGTTTGCTTCTTGAGAACCTCGACGGCAACGTGTCAATTTCCGAAGTCGCGCAGATGTGCAATCTGTCGCGCGGCTATTTCATTCGCGCTTTTCGTGAGACGACCGGTATGACGCCCTATCAATGGGTTCTTCGTGAGCGAATAGACCGCGCCCGCAACCTCCTGCGGACCTCAAAGACTCCACTCGCCGAAGTGGCCATCGCCTGCGGCTTCGCGGACCAAAGCCATTTCACGCGCGTCTTTGCAAGTATCGTCGGCACCACGCCTGGCAATTGGCGGCGCAACACCTGATCCAGACGAGCCCTCTTGGAGATTTTCGAACCGGAAGCTCTTGACCAGATTCGAACCTGAGACACACCAAATCCCACAGCTCCATCCGAGGTGCGCTAAATTGATTCACTTGCCCAATC belongs to Rhizobium indicum and includes:
- a CDS encoding helix-turn-helix transcriptional regulator — encoded protein: MLYLVDVDHCDILPDGARTPLKTYSRGSMCLISLRNGAAISVSGRFEALAFHIPSALFIELAEEAGEPRIDDLTTCRGINDQVVRNIGGALMPMFDMPDEVRDTVLPHIGLALSAHLAHRYGRSPIQHLSGTGQLSALQEKRIKAYIAANLSGGTPVDKIAEACGFSVDELCSGFLSTTGQSVSEWIASYRMSRAQSQLSRTGETIARIAEECGFPDENEFVATFTRAEGVPPAAWRLRNRH
- a CDS encoding alpha/beta fold hydrolase, which gives rise to MGYITTKDGVEIFYKDWGPKDAQPIVFHHGWPLSSDDWDAQMLFFLAKGFRVVAHDRRGHGRSAQVSEGHDMDHYAADAFAVAEALDLKNAVHIGHSTGGGEVARYVAKYGQPAGRVAKAVLVSAVPPLMLKTETNPGGLPMEVFDGIRKGVAGNRAQLFIDFPTGPFYGFNRSDAKVYPAVIQNWWRQGMMGSAKAHYDGIKAFSETDQTEDLKAITVPTLVMHGDDDQVVPIDNAGKLSVKLVQNGTLKVYQGYPHGMLTTHADVLNADLLAFIQA
- a CDS encoding MFS transporter — protein: MSTTKSSGGSFAPLAQPIFAVLWAATVLGNTGSFMRDVASSWLMTDLSASPAAVALVQAAGTLPIFLLAIPAGVLTDILDRRKFLIAVQILLASVSVSLMILANTGMLSVSALIGLTFLGGIGAALMGPTWQAIVPELVKREDVKSAVALNSLGINIARSIGPAAGGLLLAAFGAGVTYGADVASYLVVIAALVWWPRAKNANDALAEGFFGAFRAGLRYTRASKPLHVVLLRAAIFFAFASAIWALLPLVARQLLGGDAGFYGILLGAVGAGAIGGALLMPKLRERFNADGLLLGAAIITALVMGALSLAPPKWVAIIVLLFLGGAWITALTTLNGAAQAVLPNWVRGRGLAVYLTVFNGAMTAGSLGWGAVGEAAGVPGALLIGAVGLLIAGFIMHRLKLPAGDADMVPSNHWPEPLVAEPVAHDRGPVLILIEYHVEKHHRTAFLHALDDMSHERRRDGAYGWGVTEDSADPQKIVEWFMVESWAEHLRQHKRVSNADADLQGQVLAYHSGTDKPVVRHFLTINRPGAA
- a CDS encoding helix-turn-helix domain-containing protein, yielding MSINQSLPGSDIDIFRKATVNTKLDQVMTPASDRGFVVGVSSLGGHTRRIFHKHHATTHEFTENSIYIRDFSDAYKADLRGPFDFVLFEISPASLGKIADDAEMPGVTSLSVETASKDIVLANLARALIPALEKPDEANALFVEQMTTAIGTYLVQRYGGRPTVASDRSGSLSRTHEDLAKGLLLENLDGNVSISEVAQMCNLSRGYFIRAFRETTGMTPYQWVLRERIDRARNLLRTSKTPLAEVAIACGFADQSHFTRVFASIVGTTPGNWRRNT
- a CDS encoding DoxX family protein, which codes for MTDHSLSSNSWRPRIAGVVAAPATRTFALLALCAAYIQGPLTKLFDFQSAIGEMEHFGLHPAAFFGVAVIVFELAASAMVVSGILRWAGALALAGFTLFATLIALRFWELSPGMDRMMATNAFFEHLGLGGAFIIVAANDLTKGAGK